Proteins co-encoded in one Candidatus Thiodictyon syntrophicum genomic window:
- a CDS encoding alpha-2-macroglobulin has translation MIHLRLVVLALFLVVLAACQEQKTSGAPSVYLLNHGAWTPVLVLNFAQEVAPLDELGKAPGQPPRLSPPAQGQWTWQDPSRLVFTPRDETFRPGTRVSVSLQGLALRDGYLPKPSALTYETPPLRVLRHECYWQDILIAPMRRQLDAVVEFNYPVYQPTFTGTLGDNPLPDLSGGAGSRLIVHSSALLRPAQDMSLSFQVNPGPVRLLDRDPAGRDVPGAAVTLATGADCRLPALRSAWDKIEEQPAKLPTVTGLAAKLNEGKLEVRLQGRELKESAKKTAAGEEANNGVAIRPAIAGRWVYGASAAGPDLIFTPTDADAWRPGTRYEIAVAAAAFPPLLFEPPQVTATVQTPVMSGSVTNPRLYSDPTDPKIKRVTATLDFSYPPQKDRLAANTSVRMRLEPAKSFTDARVTSLPFALSFDEKNPRRAYLKTAPIAIPDEPGEVAIGVASGMMSSLGGEPSGSAFSTNLGIPSTADILKFTAADTQTLIKADGDIERLLILQTTTPLQDPRALPEAVEVWLLPDCHEETLDRPSLCEEKGIGAWDSDAQVDAATLALSTPLRVRWRASDQEDKTQNFLVFQAPEKRQVFVNVNHGIAGEDGFMLAQDARFLLHMGENERELKILHDGALLSLSGSKKLGVAVRGVDQVQVVLQRVLPHNMHHFAQFTRGDFQNPSFKIPIAHFAEKFTYDEALPAGKEMERQYFAVDFARFAKKEGYPPRGLFLLSVTEQKRKSETSDVPCTGQDSGDTDTNPETAEDAGQETPDSCDAADAPDAEADPEEDGGEEEAPAIKDQRLVLLTDLGLLVKTAADGRQDLFVMSLRSGQPVAGARVSLLGMNGIALSSAKTDMQGRASFPSVLGLKDEKAPSVYLAEKDGDLSFLPYARDHRLLDLSRFDIDGLRDAPDSLRAFLFSDRGIYRPGDTAHIGLILRKRDWSTLPSGLPLQAVITDPQDQEVWRQTIAFGEAGFEEMAWASSSAGKTGTYRVELFLADPAKPPKQDAERKSLGHTTLRVEEFQPDRLQVKTEIPGAPGAGWITPDGAKAQVTVRNLFGTAAAGNPARLEMTVRPWSGQVPGFPDYRFRGSLQARIPQAPAELGEASTDAQGVASFDLPLAAIDEPVFEITLAGEGFEKDSGRSVVNVTSALVSRHAFLLGQSPDGPLDYISKDSPRRLRLLAVGPDFKSTGTATVTAQVFEQRYLSTLVKRDDGLYAYQSVQRDEPGNTVPLVLTDGRTDFDLPTDDPGRFYVVFSNAQGEELNRVAYTVAGDGNVSRNIERNAELNLTLNQAQYQPGEDIELQIVAPYQGAGLITIEQDGVIASQWFNAVGTSSTHRITLPEGVSGNAYVAVAFVRSLDSREIYMSPLSVAVVPFAISRQAYINDLSLQVPEKVRPGTSLEVRYTVTEPTKVVLYAVDEGILQFAHYRNPAPLDFFFRKRALRTKTHQILDLILPDYALVQRLSSPGGDEDAETFGKYKNPFARKHKPPLAFWSGIRDAAPGEHLVSVPIPDYFNGSIRVLAVAVNAGKLAVPVSRSVAANPYVIAPQQPLAVAPGDEFDLGVLVANTTGEAGEQVLAVSVAGGEALELLSPNPQRLTLGPGQDATVRFTAKAGEKLGPVAVRYQVEGTGHEAAYSEELTIRPSQPLLTTLQNGVLRITDQQAGKTGALALQRTLFDEQRYAEFSVAMTPVAYLRGLLDYLKTYPYGCTEQLVSQAFPAVVLGRNAELGLSAQDADLLFGRTMKILQTRLKNDGSFGIWSVAGPADPFYSMYATHLLLEARERGHQAADAMFERAIGYADQYTQERHYTWPEHQAQAYALYLLARQGRNVAERLKAFEAELQRQWGQGAGAANWVRFFLGAAYKIHHLDADADRYFGEFQRQWKSTGLLPWNMQESPEVMSLYLYLLNRHFPELLDTQDPQFGRYLLELGQDLVKQRSNSLRGSLALLGLGSLWSRFAQDDATGFEVLAGQPLAPMPLHGQTVKRALLEQAMSPLQVRGSGVWNLYYQVTERGYDKAPPRVAINQGLTIERWVLNEKGEPTTELALTDKLHIRVGLHPDQPVNDIAVVMLLPGGFEIDLSEEGLGARKSLDIAGKPLWQPEYIDVQEDRVVFFGDLDGGERYFEFRLKPLTAGVYTVPPVMAEGMYDTGILHRGLADTIRVKE, from the coding sequence ATGATTCACTTACGGCTTGTTGTCCTGGCACTGTTCCTGGTCGTGCTCGCCGCTTGTCAGGAGCAAAAAACATCGGGCGCCCCGTCGGTTTATCTGCTCAACCACGGGGCCTGGACGCCGGTGCTGGTGCTGAATTTTGCCCAGGAGGTCGCACCGCTCGATGAACTGGGCAAGGCACCCGGCCAGCCGCCGCGGTTGTCACCCCCGGCGCAAGGCCAGTGGACCTGGCAAGACCCCTCGCGTCTGGTATTCACCCCGAGAGACGAGACCTTCCGGCCGGGTACGCGGGTGAGCGTCTCGTTGCAGGGCCTGGCGCTGCGCGATGGCTATCTCCCCAAGCCGTCGGCCTTGACCTACGAGACCCCGCCGTTGCGGGTCCTCCGCCACGAATGCTACTGGCAGGATATCTTGATCGCGCCGATGCGGCGGCAGTTGGACGCCGTGGTGGAGTTCAACTATCCCGTCTATCAGCCGACCTTCACCGGCACGCTTGGCGACAACCCGTTGCCGGATTTGTCTGGCGGTGCCGGTTCTCGCCTCATCGTCCATTCCTCGGCCTTGCTGCGCCCGGCGCAGGATATGAGCCTGAGCTTCCAGGTCAATCCCGGCCCCGTGCGCCTGCTGGATCGGGACCCGGCTGGCCGCGACGTTCCCGGCGCGGCGGTCACGCTCGCAACCGGCGCCGACTGTCGACTGCCCGCACTGCGCAGCGCCTGGGACAAGATCGAGGAGCAGCCGGCGAAACTGCCGACCGTGACCGGGCTGGCCGCGAAACTCAACGAGGGCAAGCTGGAAGTCCGCTTGCAGGGCCGCGAGTTGAAGGAATCGGCGAAGAAGACAGCGGCGGGCGAGGAGGCAAACAACGGCGTGGCGATCAGGCCCGCCATCGCCGGCCGCTGGGTTTACGGCGCTTCGGCGGCGGGCCCGGACCTGATTTTCACCCCTACTGATGCCGACGCCTGGCGGCCCGGGACCCGCTATGAAATAGCCGTCGCCGCTGCCGCCTTTCCGCCGCTGCTGTTCGAGCCACCGCAGGTCACCGCCACCGTGCAAACCCCGGTAATGTCCGGGTCCGTCACCAACCCTCGGCTATACAGCGATCCGACCGACCCGAAGATCAAGCGCGTCACGGCCACCCTGGACTTCAGCTACCCCCCGCAGAAAGACCGCCTCGCGGCCAACACCTCGGTGCGGATGCGGTTGGAGCCGGCCAAGTCGTTCACCGATGCCCGGGTGACCTCGCTGCCGTTCGCGTTGTCCTTTGACGAGAAAAATCCCAGGCGCGCCTATCTGAAGACCGCTCCCATCGCGATCCCGGACGAACCCGGCGAAGTCGCTATCGGCGTCGCGTCAGGGATGATGTCCAGCCTGGGCGGCGAGCCTTCCGGCAGCGCTTTCAGTACGAACCTGGGAATCCCCAGCACCGCCGATATCCTGAAATTCACCGCCGCCGACACCCAGACCCTGATCAAGGCCGACGGCGACATCGAACGGCTCTTGATCCTGCAAACCACCACGCCATTGCAGGACCCGCGGGCCTTGCCCGAGGCCGTAGAGGTCTGGCTATTGCCCGATTGCCATGAGGAAACCCTGGACCGTCCGTCGCTGTGTGAAGAAAAAGGCATTGGCGCATGGGACAGCGACGCGCAGGTGGATGCGGCGACGCTGGCGCTTTCCACCCCGTTGCGGGTGCGTTGGCGCGCTTCCGACCAAGAGGACAAGACCCAGAATTTCCTCGTCTTCCAGGCGCCTGAGAAACGCCAGGTGTTCGTCAATGTCAATCATGGTATCGCCGGCGAGGACGGCTTCATGCTGGCTCAGGACGCCCGCTTTCTGTTGCACATGGGGGAAAATGAGCGTGAGTTGAAGATCCTCCACGACGGCGCCTTGCTCAGCTTGAGCGGTTCAAAAAAGCTGGGCGTGGCAGTGCGCGGCGTGGATCAGGTACAGGTCGTGCTGCAACGGGTCCTGCCGCACAATATGCACCATTTCGCCCAGTTCACCCGGGGCGATTTCCAGAATCCCTCCTTCAAAATACCCATTGCGCATTTCGCGGAAAAATTCACCTACGATGAGGCGCTGCCGGCGGGTAAAGAAATGGAGCGGCAGTATTTCGCCGTCGATTTCGCCCGCTTCGCGAAGAAGGAAGGCTATCCGCCGCGAGGGCTGTTCTTGCTGTCGGTGACGGAGCAGAAGCGAAAGTCGGAGACCTCGGACGTGCCTTGCACCGGCCAGGATTCCGGCGACACCGACACCAACCCCGAAACCGCCGAAGACGCCGGGCAGGAAACCCCGGACAGTTGCGACGCGGCCGACGCGCCGGACGCAGAGGCCGACCCCGAGGAGGACGGGGGCGAGGAAGAGGCCCCGGCGATCAAAGACCAGCGCCTGGTGCTGCTGACCGATCTGGGTCTGCTGGTCAAGACCGCCGCCGACGGCCGCCAGGACCTGTTCGTGATGTCCTTGCGCAGCGGCCAGCCGGTCGCCGGGGCGCGCGTGTCCTTGCTGGGCATGAACGGCATCGCGCTGTCGTCGGCCAAGACCGATATGCAAGGCCGGGCCTCCTTCCCCTCGGTGTTGGGCCTGAAGGACGAGAAGGCGCCTTCGGTCTATCTGGCCGAAAAGGACGGCGACCTGTCCTTCCTGCCCTATGCGCGTGACCACCGGCTGTTGGACCTCTCGCGCTTTGACATCGATGGGCTGCGCGACGCACCGGATTCGCTGCGTGCCTTCCTGTTTTCGGATCGCGGTATCTACCGACCCGGCGATACCGCGCATATCGGCCTGATCCTGCGCAAGCGCGACTGGTCCACGCTGCCTTCCGGCCTGCCGCTGCAGGCCGTCATCACCGACCCGCAAGACCAGGAGGTGTGGCGGCAGACGATCGCCTTCGGCGAGGCCGGTTTTGAGGAAATGGCCTGGGCCAGTTCGTCAGCCGGCAAGACCGGGACCTATCGGGTCGAGTTGTTCCTCGCCGACCCGGCCAAGCCACCCAAGCAGGACGCCGAGCGAAAATCGCTTGGCCACACCACGCTGCGGGTGGAGGAGTTCCAACCGGATCGCCTGCAGGTCAAGACCGAGATCCCGGGTGCGCCGGGTGCGGGCTGGATCACGCCTGACGGGGCCAAGGCGCAAGTCACCGTGCGCAATCTGTTCGGCACCGCGGCGGCGGGCAATCCGGCCAGGCTGGAAATGACCGTGCGCCCCTGGTCGGGGCAGGTGCCGGGATTTCCCGACTACCGCTTCCGGGGCAGTCTGCAGGCCAGGATTCCGCAGGCCCCCGCGGAACTGGGCGAGGCCAGCACCGACGCGCAAGGCGTGGCGAGCTTCGACCTGCCGCTGGCCGCGATCGACGAGCCGGTCTTCGAGATCACCCTGGCCGGGGAAGGTTTCGAGAAGGACTCAGGGCGTTCAGTGGTGAATGTCACCTCCGCGCTGGTGTCCAGGCACGCCTTCCTGCTCGGCCAGTCGCCCGACGGCCCGCTCGACTATATCTCAAAAGACAGCCCACGCCGGCTGAGGCTGTTGGCCGTAGGGCCGGATTTCAAATCAACCGGGACCGCAACTGTTACGGCGCAAGTGTTCGAGCAGCGCTATCTGTCGACCCTGGTCAAGCGCGACGACGGGTTGTACGCCTACCAATCGGTGCAGCGCGACGAGCCCGGCAACACCGTGCCACTGGTGTTGACCGACGGCCGGACGGACTTCGACCTGCCTACCGACGACCCTGGCCGCTTTTATGTCGTATTCAGCAACGCGCAGGGCGAGGAGCTCAACCGCGTGGCCTATACGGTGGCGGGGGATGGCAATGTCTCACGCAATATCGAGCGCAACGCCGAGTTGAACCTGACGCTGAACCAGGCGCAATACCAGCCGGGTGAGGACATCGAACTGCAAATCGTCGCGCCCTACCAGGGGGCCGGCTTGATTACCATCGAGCAGGACGGCGTGATTGCCAGCCAGTGGTTCAACGCCGTCGGCACCTCCTCGACCCATCGTATTACCCTGCCCGAGGGCGTCAGCGGCAATGCCTATGTGGCGGTGGCCTTCGTGCGCTCCCTGGATTCGCGGGAGATCTATATGAGCCCGCTCAGTGTCGCCGTGGTGCCGTTCGCCATCTCCCGCCAGGCCTACATCAACGACCTGAGCCTGCAGGTGCCGGAGAAGGTGCGGCCCGGCACTTCCCTGGAGGTCCGCTACACCGTGACCGAGCCAACCAAGGTCGTGCTCTATGCCGTCGATGAAGGCATTTTGCAGTTCGCCCATTACCGCAACCCGGCGCCGCTCGATTTCTTCTTCCGTAAACGCGCCTTGCGGACCAAGACCCACCAGATCCTCGACCTGATCCTGCCCGACTATGCGCTGGTGCAAAGGCTCTCCAGCCCCGGCGGCGACGAGGACGCCGAGACCTTCGGCAAATACAAAAACCCCTTCGCCCGCAAACACAAGCCGCCGCTGGCCTTCTGGTCGGGTATCCGCGACGCCGCGCCGGGCGAGCACCTCGTCTCCGTGCCGATCCCTGACTATTTCAACGGCAGCATCCGCGTGCTGGCCGTGGCCGTCAACGCCGGCAAGCTCGCCGTACCGGTCAGCCGCAGCGTGGCCGCCAACCCCTATGTGATCGCGCCCCAGCAACCCCTGGCGGTGGCACCGGGCGATGAATTCGACCTGGGGGTGTTGGTCGCCAACACGACGGGCGAGGCCGGAGAACAGGTGCTGGCGGTTTCGGTCGCAGGGGGCGAGGCGTTGGAACTGCTCTCACCCAATCCGCAAAGGCTCACACTGGGCCCAGGCCAGGACGCCACGGTGCGCTTCACCGCCAAGGCAGGCGAAAAGCTGGGGCCGGTCGCCGTGCGCTACCAGGTCGAGGGCACCGGACACGAAGCGGCCTATAGTGAGGAGTTGACCATCCGCCCATCCCAGCCGCTACTGACCACGCTGCAAAATGGCGTGCTGCGCATCACCGACCAGCAAGCCGGCAAGACCGGCGCACTGGCGCTGCAACGCACGCTCTTCGACGAACAGCGCTACGCCGAATTTTCTGTCGCGATGACGCCGGTGGCGTATTTGCGCGGCCTGCTCGACTATCTGAAAACCTACCCCTACGGCTGCACCGAGCAACTGGTCAGCCAGGCCTTCCCGGCGGTGGTATTGGGGCGCAACGCCGAACTCGGCTTGTCGGCGCAGGACGCGGATCTGCTGTTTGGCCGTACCATGAAGATCCTGCAAACCCGCTTGAAGAATGACGGCAGTTTCGGCATCTGGTCGGTCGCCGGCCCGGCCGATCCATTCTATTCGATGTACGCCACCCATCTGTTGTTGGAGGCCCGCGAGCGTGGTCATCAGGCCGCGGATGCCATGTTCGAGCGGGCCATCGGTTACGCCGACCAATACACCCAGGAGCGGCATTACACCTGGCCCGAGCACCAGGCCCAGGCCTATGCCCTGTACCTGCTCGCCCGCCAGGGCCGCAACGTCGCCGAGCGGCTCAAGGCCTTCGAGGCGGAGTTGCAGCGGCAATGGGGGCAAGGCGCGGGCGCGGCCAACTGGGTGCGCTTCTTCCTCGGCGCGGCCTACAAGATCCATCACTTGGACGCCGACGCCGACCGCTATTTCGGCGAGTTCCAAAGGCAATGGAAGAGCACCGGGCTGCTGCCGTGGAATATGCAGGAAAGCCCGGAGGTCATGAGCCTGTACCTCTATCTGCTCAACCGGCATTTCCCCGAACTGCTGGACACGCAAGACCCGCAATTTGGCCGCTACCTTCTCGAACTCGGCCAGGACCTGGTCAAGCAACGCAGCAATTCGTTGCGCGGCTCGCTCGCCTTACTGGGGCTGGGAAGCCTCTGGAGCCGCTTTGCGCAGGACGACGCCACCGGCTTCGAGGTGCTCGCCGGCCAACCCTTGGCGCCCATGCCACTGCACGGGCAGACCGTCAAGCGGGCCTTGCTGGAGCAGGCGATGAGTCCGCTGCAGGTGCGCGGGTCCGGGGTGTGGAATCTCTATTATCAGGTGACCGAACGTGGGTATGACAAGGCGCCGCCGCGCGTCGCCATCAACCAGGGGCTGACAATCGAGCGCTGGGTACTGAATGAAAAAGGCGAACCGACCACTGAACTGGCATTGACGGATAAGCTGCATATCCGCGTGGGGCTGCACCCGGACCAGCCGGTGAACGATATCGCGGTGGTGATGCTGCTTCCCGGCGGCTTTGAAATCGATTTGAGCGAAGAGGGCCTGGGTGCGCGCAAGTCATTGGATATCGCCGGCAAACCCCTGTGGCAGCCCGAGTATATCGACGTACAGGAAGACCGCGTGGTGTTCTTCGGCGACCTGGACGGCGGCGAGCGCTATTTTGAGTTTCGCTTGAAACCGCTGACCGCCGGGGTCTACACGGTACCGCCGGTCATGGCCGAGGGCATGTACGACACCGGGATTCTGCATCGCGGACTGGCGGATACGATCAGGGTGAAAGAGTAG
- a CDS encoding septal ring lytic transglycosylase RlpA family protein, whose translation MKKTLIMSALAVPMLVASVEARASLYQEQAATSQAGVASYYADRFHGRRTASGARYDRNGFSAAHRTLALGTQVRVTDLGSGDSVVVRINDRGPFARGRVIDLSRAAAAEIGLTRKGLSEVRLEVLNRSQPLTLSDVF comes from the coding sequence ATGAAAAAGACCCTGATCATGTCCGCGCTGGCGGTACCGATGCTCGTCGCTTCAGTCGAGGCCCGCGCGAGCCTCTACCAGGAACAGGCCGCGACCTCCCAGGCCGGTGTGGCCTCCTACTATGCCGACCGCTTCCACGGGCGGCGGACCGCCAGCGGCGCCCGCTACGACCGCAACGGCTTCAGCGCCGCCCATCGCACACTCGCCCTCGGTACCCAGGTGCGGGTCACCGATCTCGGTTCCGGCGACAGCGTGGTGGTTCGTATCAACGACCGCGGTCCCTTCGCCCGGGGCCGCGTCATCGACCTCTCGCGCGCCGCCGCCGCCGAGATCGGACTCACCCGCAAGGGCCTGTCCGAGGTTCGGCTGGAGGTCCTGAACCGGTCCCAGCCACTCACCCTGAGCGACGTGTTCTGA
- a CDS encoding diflavin oxidoreductase, with the protein MKATNPVNQLHLTPLTSPLDERQLARLQTAVADLSALQVAWVSGYLAGLGGLTVAANPVAVSAPEPGLTLTILYGSQTGNARAVAESLAGLVRARGAEPRLVSMADYRPRDLARERLLLLVVSTQGEGEPPESARELHGFLHGQRAPRLDGLRYGVLGLGDSSYEHFCKTAKDFEGRLRALGGQPLLDPQYCDLNFQAAASAWSQQALERAAEHLGQREARIIQMPGTRPAPSTPPDAALSPTTEPLTARLLENRPLTTQDAVGEVRHLAFAIDPAALRYAPGDALGVWFRNDPALVDAVLDATGLDGDAALTLDGADCPLREALSGRLELTQLHPTVVKVWAGLVGSAPLAALCADPARLRDYAGGRQFIDLLAEHPGRPDTAALAGLLHPLRPRLYSIASSQAEFPDEVHLTVALVNYRVAGQERLGGASGFLTRRLAEDAPVRVQLWENQSFRLPRDGAAPVIMVAAGTGVAPFRAFLQQRAATGEPGRNWLLFGNRNFRRDFLYQLDWQAHRKSGVLSRVNVAFSRDQADKRYVQHRLIEQGRDLYAWLQEGAHLYVCGSTTMGRAVHEALLGLIAAQTGGDREDAVEQLDGLRRDGRYQRDLY; encoded by the coding sequence GTGAAGGCGACCAACCCTGTAAACCAACTGCACCTGACCCCCCTGACCAGCCCGCTGGACGAGCGCCAGTTGGCGCGTCTGCAAACCGCGGTCGCGGACCTGTCGGCGCTCCAGGTGGCCTGGGTCAGCGGCTATCTGGCCGGTCTCGGCGGGCTGACGGTGGCCGCCAACCCGGTGGCCGTGTCGGCGCCCGAGCCAGGTCTTACCCTGACCATCCTCTACGGCTCCCAGACCGGTAACGCCCGTGCCGTGGCGGAGTCCCTGGCCGGGCTGGTCCGTGCGCGGGGGGCCGAGCCGCGTCTGGTATCGATGGCGGACTACCGCCCGCGCGACCTGGCCCGGGAGCGGCTGCTGCTCCTGGTGGTCAGCACCCAGGGCGAGGGCGAACCCCCGGAGAGCGCCCGCGAGCTGCACGGCTTCCTGCACGGTCAACGGGCCCCGCGCCTGGACGGCCTGCGCTATGGGGTGCTTGGGCTCGGGGATTCGAGCTACGAGCACTTCTGCAAGACGGCCAAGGATTTCGAGGGTCGGCTGCGGGCCCTGGGCGGCCAGCCCCTGCTCGACCCCCAGTATTGCGACCTGAACTTCCAGGCGGCGGCGAGCGCCTGGTCACAGCAGGCCCTGGAGCGGGCGGCGGAGCACCTGGGCCAGCGCGAGGCGAGGATCATCCAGATGCCGGGCACCCGGCCGGCCCCGTCCACCCCCCCGGACGCGGCCCTGTCGCCGACCACGGAGCCGCTGACCGCCCGCCTGCTGGAGAACCGCCCGCTCACCACGCAAGACGCGGTGGGCGAGGTCCGCCACCTGGCCTTCGCCATCGACCCCGCGGCCCTGCGCTACGCGCCCGGTGACGCGCTCGGCGTCTGGTTCCGCAATGACCCGGCCCTGGTGGACGCGGTGCTGGACGCCACCGGCCTCGATGGCGACGCCGCCCTGACCCTGGACGGCGCCGATTGCCCCCTGCGCGAGGCGCTGAGCGGCCGCCTGGAACTGACGCAACTGCACCCGACGGTCGTCAAGGTCTGGGCCGGGCTGGTCGGCTCCGCACCCCTCGCGGCCCTGTGCGCAGACCCCGCCCGGCTGCGCGACTATGCCGGCGGGCGCCAGTTCATCGACCTGCTCGCGGAGCACCCGGGCCGTCCGGACACCGCCGCCCTGGCCGGGCTCCTGCATCCGCTGCGCCCGCGGCTCTATTCCATCGCCTCCAGCCAGGCGGAGTTTCCCGACGAGGTCCATCTGACGGTCGCACTGGTGAATTACCGGGTCGCGGGGCAGGAGCGCCTGGGCGGCGCCTCCGGCTTCCTGACCCGACGCCTGGCCGAGGACGCGCCGGTGCGGGTCCAGTTGTGGGAGAACCAGTCCTTCCGGCTGCCGCGCGATGGGGCCGCCCCGGTGATCATGGTGGCGGCCGGCACCGGGGTGGCGCCCTTTCGCGCCTTCCTGCAGCAGCGCGCGGCCACCGGCGAGCCGGGGCGCAACTGGCTCCTGTTCGGTAACCGCAATTTTCGGCGGGACTTTCTCTACCAACTCGACTGGCAGGCGCACCGCAAGAGCGGGGTCTTGAGCCGCGTGAACGTCGCCTTCTCCCGTGACCAGGCGGACAAGCGCTATGTCCAGCACCGGCTGATCGAACAGGGCCGCGACCTCTACGCCTGGCTCCAGGAGGGCGCCCACCTCTATGTCTGCGGGTCCACCACCATGGGCCGTGCGGTCCACGAGGCACTGCTGGGGCTGATCGCGGCGCAGACCGGCGGCGACCGGGAGGACGCCGTGGAGCAACTCGACGGCCTGCGGCGCGACGGCCGCTACCAACGCGATCTTTACTGA
- the cysI gene encoding assimilatory sulfite reductase (NADPH) hemoprotein subunit, whose translation MNALSTPIAPHELNKARSNFLRGTLAESLADELTGALAPGDDQIGKFHGFYQQDDRDLRADRRDRLLEPEYSFMLRARLPGGVCTPAQWLTIDRIGRELAQGSVRLTTRQTFQYHGIPKGDLRGVIQGMHQVLLDSIGGCGDLNRNVMCNPNPDQSALHGEVYAWARRISEHLLPRTRAYHELWLDGECVAGGEESEPLYGETYLPRKFKTAVAVPPHNDVDVYANDLGFIAIADPADPARLLGFNVLAGGGMGTAHGDKSTFPRLSDDLGFVTPDQVLAVAAAVLTTQRDFGERGDRVHARLKYTVERMGKEAFRAEVERRAGVLFAPPHPVAFTDHGDRYGWTRGQDGRWHLTLFIENGRLRDLPGRTLLTGLRAIAEVHQGDFRITPNQNLIVAGVPARQKKRIEALARDHGLLADGLTPVRLGAMACVAFPTCPQAMAEAERYLPALLTRIEALAARHGLAGQEIVIRMTGCPNGCARPFLAEIGLVGKGPRTYNLLLGGDGSGTRLNKLYRDNIAEAEILDTLDGLFARYAAQRAAGERFGDFVVRAGIIRRVENAASDFHD comes from the coding sequence ATGAACGCACTGAGCACCCCCATCGCCCCGCACGAGTTGAACAAGGCGCGCAGCAACTTCCTGCGCGGCACCCTGGCCGAGAGCCTGGCGGACGAGTTGACCGGCGCCCTGGCCCCGGGCGACGACCAGATCGGCAAGTTCCACGGCTTCTACCAGCAGGATGATCGGGATTTGCGCGCCGACCGGCGCGACCGGCTGCTCGAGCCCGAATACAGCTTCATGCTGCGGGCGCGCCTGCCCGGGGGCGTCTGCACCCCCGCCCAGTGGCTGACCATCGACCGCATCGGGCGCGAACTGGCCCAGGGCAGCGTGCGCCTGACCACCCGCCAGACCTTCCAGTACCACGGCATCCCCAAGGGCGACCTGCGCGGCGTCATCCAGGGTATGCACCAGGTGCTGCTCGACTCCATCGGCGGCTGCGGCGACCTCAACCGCAACGTCATGTGCAATCCCAACCCGGACCAGTCGGCCCTGCACGGCGAGGTCTACGCCTGGGCGCGACGCATCAGCGAACACCTGCTGCCGCGTACCCGCGCCTATCACGAGTTGTGGCTCGACGGGGAGTGCGTGGCCGGCGGCGAGGAGTCCGAGCCCCTGTACGGCGAGACCTATCTGCCGCGCAAGTTCAAGACCGCGGTGGCCGTCCCGCCCCACAACGACGTGGATGTCTACGCCAACGACCTGGGCTTCATCGCCATCGCGGACCCGGCCGACCCGGCGCGCCTGCTGGGCTTCAACGTCCTGGCCGGCGGCGGCATGGGCACCGCGCACGGGGACAAGTCCACCTTTCCGCGGCTGTCGGACGACCTGGGCTTCGTCACGCCGGACCAGGTCCTGGCCGTGGCCGCGGCGGTGCTCACCACCCAGCGCGACTTCGGCGAGCGCGGCGACCGGGTCCATGCGCGGCTCAAGTACACGGTAGAGCGGATGGGCAAGGAGGCCTTCCGGGCGGAGGTCGAGCGCCGCGCCGGGGTCCTCTTCGCCCCGCCGCACCCGGTCGCCTTCACCGACCACGGCGACCGCTACGGCTGGACCCGGGGCCAGGATGGGCGCTGGCATCTGACCCTTTTCATCGAGAACGGCCGTCTGCGGGACCTGCCCGGGCGGACGCTACTCACCGGGCTGCGGGCCATTGCCGAGGTCCATCAGGGCGATTTTCGCATCACCCCCAACCAGAACCTGATCGTCGCCGGGGTGCCCGCCCGGCAGAAGAAGCGGATCGAGGCCCTGGCCCGGGACCACGGGCTACTCGCGGACGGGCTCACGCCGGTCCGCCTGGGTGCCATGGCCTGCGTCGCCTTTCCCACCTGCCCGCAGGCGATGGCGGAGGCCGAGCGCTACCTGCCGGCCCTCCTGACCCGCATCGAGGCCCTGGCGGCGCGCCACGGTCTGGCGGGACAGGAGATCGTGATCCGCATGACCGGCTGCCCCAACGGCTGCGCCCGCCCCTTCCTGGCCGAGATCGGCCTGGTCGGCAAGGGGCCGCGGACCTACAACCTGCTGCTCGGGGGCGACGGCAGCGGGACCCGGCTCAACAAGCTCTACCGGGACAACATCGCCGAGGCGGAGATCCTGGACACCCTGGACGGGCTCTTCGCGCGCTATGCCGCGCAGCGTGCGGCCGGTGAGCGCTTCGGTGACTTCGTGGTCCGCGCCGGGATCATCCGGCGCGTCGAGAATGCAGCGAGTGATTTCCATGACTGA